Proteins encoded in a region of the Fibrobacterota bacterium genome:
- the tssE gene encoding type VI secretion system baseplate subunit TssE — translation MAGARSNLPESLFEKLADQYADGTPVSAVPVEYRRAKSIADHLWRMFNTRQGSIPHLDDYGLPDISEIYRKLPSSLKELETTILNLITKYEPRLERVRIRPLPTLPNEFKLSFELAAVVRGGDRISFQTSFTSTGETSVQPLRART, via the coding sequence ATGGCGGGCGCCCGTAGTAACCTTCCGGAGAGCCTGTTCGAAAAGTTGGCGGACCAATACGCCGATGGCACGCCCGTAAGCGCCGTCCCGGTCGAATACCGCCGAGCCAAGAGCATCGCCGATCACCTTTGGCGTATGTTCAATACCCGCCAGGGGTCCATTCCGCATCTTGACGATTACGGACTTCCGGACATCAGCGAGATTTATCGCAAGCTCCCCTCCAGCCTCAAGGAGCTGGAAACCACCATCCTGAACCTGATCACGAAATACGAACCGCGATTGGAACGGGTGCGCATCCGCCCGCTGCCCACCCTCCCGAACGAGTTCAAGCTCAGTTTCGAGTTGGCCGCCGTCGTCCGCGGTGGCGATCGCATCTCCTTCCAAACCAGTTTCACCAGCACGGGCGAAACCTCGGTCCAGCCCC